From a region of the Candida albicans SC5314 chromosome 1, complete sequence genome:
- a CDS encoding succinate dehydrogenase assembly factor (Ortholog(s) have role in ascospore formation, mitochondrial respiratory chain complex II assembly, positive regulation of transcription from RNA polymerase II promoter, protein-FAD linkage, tricarboxylic acid cycle), with product MLSKSYRAISKRSFSQSSVVFANYGKPQNPPIDTEIKLKIQPIVRTGETIEVKRARLLYQSRKRGILESDLLLSRFADKYLKTMTMEELDEYDKLLDEADWDIYYWATKNYKITPLPDKWKDSKILKEIQKIANNDEKVIMRMPELKLEPESNTK from the coding sequence ATGTTAAGTAAGTCCTATCGTGCTATCTCGAAGAGATCATTTTCTCAATCTCTGGTTGTTTTTGCTAATTATGGAAAGCCACAAAACCCTCCAATAGATACAGAAATCAAGTTAAAAATTCAACCAATTGTCAGAACTGGTGAGACTATCGAAGTTAAAAGAGCTAGATTATTGTACCAATCACGAAAGAGAGGTATTTTGGAAAGTGATTTGCTATTGAGTAGATTTGCcgataaatatttgaaaaccaTGACCATGGAAGAGTTGGACGAATATGACAAATTACTCGATGAAGCGGATTGGGATATCTACTATTGGGCAACCAAAAACTACAAGATTACTCCACTACCTGATAAATGGAAGGATTCAAAgattttaaaagaaatcCAGAAAATTgctaataatgatgaaaaagttaTCATGAGAATGcctgaattgaaattagaaCCTGAATCCAACACCAAATGA
- a CDS encoding uncharacterized protein (Ortholog(s) have role in histone deacetylation, negative regulation of meiotic nuclear division and Set3 complex localization), whose translation MSYNSNTHYTPRYGKNHSKKIYDSGTGGREGVTSQGNQSSSTYIGSAGKDRETGTSSLSYSSSRRDTYGGSGYRSRYESYTSKNGSSSSNSYYRTGPKGGSTYYGSRSHSINGQSTTGGVSGNGSSNIPNRRRPGFDRYDSYSKYSDGNDKFISRAGNYSSSSSSRKSSDPTSNYDAKEDKRKSSYVSANNTSDRLNNPMISSDQRSSKFSPQGRSTTRDKKRFESFDFRGDDGAKRSTTKEAHNFLNDSRKSSISDISSQKFSRESSRNVSRESSRRSSIIKIDHHTNVDVSTKPENINSRDNKTEKNMTLSSGSTKPSVEEVSKSLKPTITKKTSFTDYLKSAKTKAKEEKVTIEKSDKTINSEERKTEPIQQSEQLLTDKKDNKSEPNSEVNLKDNTDDSKATAGCALGPDKNTGKNDSDKSETTQPKLARSESFADTSLLSPVNESDTDFNFNELAEIPEAKDGSVVAANVSENIDENENISEAETVIADDLPRLDEGKKLLREQTADVKRHKLKKTKLNTIFSSDEEEEEIQEPDFKLQEPEKLPEDDQHPDFQNSKATTEISNDKTEVNKPEVKEVGEKERNHQLEDRLPIKKEKMRSENAKTSENGVSSKSESKISKSKKLPYKVKRDSSGRSLLQRACKKGNFADVQDYIERGASANEKDFCGFTCLHEAALEGHTQIVKYLIENGANVNAKADEAGDSETPLIDAAENKHLDCVKVLLENDADPTIFNIDGFTALTKIYNEHEGEEGYDEIIQVLEEATANYNSRLPREVQFVSDAPIGSGPIMEDPNDNYFAELIKGKGIYKYAAENSKEKTAEYFVAGHNLEGKPDILILAARNGHTELVDIILGLNPTPFNIDTESSCGVTALLASIGRGHFEVVDSLLSKGADPFKTRKKDGLNALEIAQHSPHFDSREVSVIMKFMEKKSGTKILSGIPSRVVSRATSRAPSVPVSSDEDDVVEEKEITAHTENKSAEKKSEDKITKTVNEHVSNRKPHESTGRKLEKTHSNEERKRKREWSDDEPKEPHLLKKSKSDLKLKSLHREFTSDDHHTSESHSDSFAEKRKHLSATPPAPPPPPPPPPSQAVIKAQEEQKIKDAEEARLWQEKVEAKKRARREMFLKSEKEKEQKRKEEEELRAQEEKRIAKAKQEEQERLAREAEEKSKELEEKKVGLRQQLTLDHYPIGLRYCKFDGNPNISAVDKFLPFYVFVIDDKKYAVDLQVSLITSTVVSKVINTVQPHQKREINATEKSKLWKLFFKFIGIDPRNPNCDQRSSITNGQKQFQNLLLHFVEVDLAEEFLKEFPEVHSKAKDNQIDVSLESLSGFSDCVKDDIIVDGNLEIDIDSKKIEKFIPPHLNTRKDIIRTVSTLAHPLW comes from the coding sequence atgTCATACAACAGTAATACACACTATACTCCAAGGTATGGTAAGAACCATTCAAAGAAGATATATGACAGCGGTACGGGAGGCAGAGAAGGAGTAACTCTGCAAGGTAATCAGAGTTCTAGTACATATATTGGTTCCGCAGGAAAAGATCGTGAAACAGGTACAAGTTCCTTATCATACTCCTCAAGCAGACGTGACACTTATGGTGGGTCTGGCTATAGATCTCGTTATGAGTCATACACTTCTAAAAACGGTTCGTCTAGTAGTAATTCTTATTACAGGACTGGACCAAAAGGTGGAAGTACTTATTATGGATCCCGAAGCCATTCAATTAATGGGCAAAGCACTACTGGTGGAGTAAGTGGAAATGGTAGTAGTAACATACCGAACAGAAGACGACCTGGATTTGATAGATATGATTCGTATTCAAAGTATCTGGATGGAAATGACAAGTTTATTTCGAGGGCTGGAAACTatagcagcagcagcagcagcagaaAAAGTTCGGATCCTACAAGTAATTATGATGCTAAAGAAGATAAAAGAAAGTCATCCTATGTCAGTGCGAATAATACAAGCGATCGTTTGAATAATCCAATGATTAGCTCTGATCAACGAAGTTCAAAATTTTCCCCTCAAGGACGTAGTACAACAAGAGATAAGAAGAGGTTTGAACTGTTTGATTTCAGAGGAGATGACGGTGCAAAAAGATCTACCACCAAAGAAGCacataattttttgaatgattCACGAAAGAGTTCCATTAGTGATATCTCAAGCCAAAAATTTTCAAGGGAAAGTTCCCGTAATGTTTCACGGGAAAGCAGCAGGCGGagttcaataataaaaattgatcatcATACTAATGTGGACGTGTCAACGAAACCggaaaatataaatagcAGAGATAACAAAACTGAGAAGAATATGACTTTGAGTTCAGGGTCAACCAAACCGAGTGTCGAAGAAGTTAGTAAATCTTTGAAACCAACAATTACCAAGAAAACTTCATTCACTGATTACTTAAAATCTGCCAAAACTAAAgctaaagaagaaaaggtAACAATCGAAAAAAGTGACAAAACGATTAATTCAGAAGAACGAAAAACGGaaccaattcaacaaaGCGAGCAACTTTTAACGGACAAAAAGGATAATAAACTGGAACCCAATAGTGAAGTAAACTTGAAAGACAATACTGATGACCTGAAAGCTACAGCTGGCTGTGCCCTAGGACCTGATAAGAATACTGGAAAAAACGATTCAGATAAATCAGAAACGACTCAACCAAAACTTGCCCGCTCAGAATCATTTGCCGATACATCATTATTGTCTCCAGTTAATGAAAGTGATactgatttcaatttcaatgaGTTAGCAGAGATACCGGAAGCAAAGGATGGTTCAGTTGTGGCAGCAAATGTGCTGGAGAACATTGATGagaatgaaaatatttCGGAAGCTGAAACTGTTATAGCAGATGACCTTCCACGTCTCGATGAAGGAAAGAAACTTTTACGTGAACAAACAGCAGATGTAAAGAGAcacaaattgaagaaaacaaaattgaatactATTTTTAGTTCCGATgaagaggaggaggagaTTCAAGAACCAGATTTCAAACTCCAAGAACCAGAAAAACTACCAGAAGATGACCAACATCctgattttcaaaattcaaaagcaacaacagaaatCAGTAACGATAAAACAGAAGTAAACAAGCCAGAAGTGAAAGAGGTTGGcgagaaagagagaaatCACCAACTAGAAGATAGATTACCAAttaaaaaagagaaaatgCGGTCGGAGAATGCAAAGACATCTGAAAACGGTGTCAGTTCAAAATCAGAATCTAAGATTTCAAAGTCGAAGAAACTACCTTACAAAGTTAAACGTGATTCAAGTGGTCGATCATTATTACAACGAGCTTGCAAGAAGGGTAATTTTGCAGATGTCCAAGATTACATAGAGAGGGGTGCTAGTGCCAATGAAAAGGATTTCTGTGGATTCACATGCTTGCATGAGGCAGCATTGGAAGGTCATACACAAATTGTGAAATATCTCATCGAAAATGGTGCTAATGTAAATGCGAAAGCTGATGAAGCTGGTGATTCCGAGACACCATTGATCGATGCAGCTGAAAACAAACATCTTGATTGTGTTAAAGTGTTACTAGAAAATGATGCTGATCCTactattttcaatattgatGGATTCACCGCTTTAACTAAGATTTATAATGAACATGAAGGAGAAGAAGGatatgatgaaattattcAAGTTCTAGAAGAAGCAACTGCAAACTATAACAGTCGTTTACCAAGAGAAGTTCAGTTTGTATCAGATGCTCCTATTGGTAGTGGACCAATCATGGAGGATCCAAATGACAACTATTTTGCAGAGCTAATTAAAGGTAAGggaatatataaatacGCTGCAGAGAATTCAAAAGAGAAAACAGCAGAATATTTTGTTGCTGGTCATAATTTAGAAGGAAAACCagatattttaattttagcTGCTAGAAACGGCCACACAGAACTTGTTGATATTATACTAGGGCTAAACCCTACACCTTTTAATATTGATACCGAGTCAAGTTGTGGTGTTACTGCATTATTGGCCAGTATTGGACGCGGTCATTTTGAAGTTGTCGATTCCTTGTTGTCCAAAGGTGCTGATCCATTcaagacaagaaaaaaagatggGTTGAATGCTTTAGAAATTGCACAACACTCGCCACATTTTGATTCACGGGAAGTTAGtgtaataatgaaattcatGGAGAAGAAGAGTGGAACCAAAATTTTGTCTGGTATTCCGTCAAGGGTAGTATCTCGTGCAACATCTCGTGCACCTTCTGTTCCCGTATCATCAGACGAAGATGACGTAgtggaagaaaaagaaattacaGCACACACAGAAAATAAAAGTGCTGAAAAGAAGCTGGAGGATAAAATCACGAAAACAGTTAATGAGCATGTCAGCAATCGGAAACCCCACGAGTCTACAGGTCGAAAACTTGAAAAGACTCATAGCAATGAGGAAAGAAAGCGGAAACGTGAATGGTCAGACGATGAACCTAAAGAACCACATCTTTTGAAGAAGTCAAAGtctgatttgaaattgaaatcactACATAGAGAATTCACTTCTGATGATCACCACACCAGTGAAAGCCATTCAGATTCTTTTGcagaaaaaagaaaacatttATCGGCAACGCCACCTGCTCCtccgccaccaccaccaccaccaccttcTCAAGCAGTTATCAAGGCacaagaagaacaaaaaatcaaagatGCTGAAGAAGCTAGATTGTGGCAAGAAAAGGTCGAAGCTAAAAAGAGGGCTCGAAGAGAAATGTTTTTAAAGTCcgagaaagaaaaagagcAGAAAcggaaagaagaagaagaattgcgagcacaagaagaaaaacgAATTGCCAAAGCAAAACAGGAAGAACAGGAGAGACTTGCTAGAGAAGCAGAAGAGAAATCGAAAGAActagaagaaaagaaagtgGGGTTGCGACAACAGTTGACATTAGATCATTATCCGATTGGATTGCGTTATTGCAAGTTTGATGGAAACCCAAATATCTCGGctgttgataaatttttgcCTTTCTATGTATTTGTAATCGACGATAAAAAGTATGCTGTTGATTTGCAAGTCTCCTTGATCACGTCAACGGTTGTCAGCAAGGTTATCAATACTGTACAACCTCATCAGAAGAGAGAAATAAATGCAACTGAAAAAAGCAAATTGTGGAAGCTCTTTTTCAAGTTTATTGGTATTGATCCTAGGAATCCAAATTGTGATCAAAGAAGCTCAATAACAAATGGTCAAAAAcagtttcaaaatttgttgcTTCATTTTGTGGAGGTAGATTTAGCtgaagaatttttaaagGAATTTCCAGAAGTACACTCAAAAGCAAAAGATAACCAAATTGATGTTAGTTTAGAGTCTTTGAGTGGGTTTTCTGATTGCGTCAAGGATGATATAATAGTTGATGGAAatcttgaaattgatattgattccAAGAAAATCGAAAAGTTTATTCCTCCTCATTTGAATACTAGGAAAGACATTATTAGGACTGTCAGTACTTTAGCACACCCACTATGGTGA
- a CDS encoding Golgi transport complex subunit (Ortholog(s) have role in CVT pathway, intra-Golgi vesicle-mediated transport and Golgi transport complex localization) has protein sequence MTSQTTEYPTNELEDFEAFLETNFDPQQFANELLLATNGQENPHLDLVTPIKKLKFDIQECDKRIEKISSSNYSSLISNFQKIAEYQKILTTQINPNLERINAPFKRIKQEVVEPFDEAMKLNKALKRIHLTLELLRGTSFFIFIIQQIEELTSVSNERDLVRLAKLHIQINQMYQDATSEKGAEVSVLSVKLIRDYQSIAISKRSNFLSQCINVVSGDFNHPSTLERKNQKLHSHLSALYILDSSEFFNVFDRSTITRKVQSASAQLSRALQSPRNFTAILTEVKEESSEYFTKLSDILSDWKSENDDDKLTFLEIVLKYYKSESLTELFWTKLNQKFKKSIVAAMARGGPIAKNLKIYSQGLKTSVSETFKSEEERNMLLDSLSMIDYK, from the coding sequence ATGACAAGCCAAACTACAGAGTATCCAACGAATGAACTAGAAGATTTTGAGGCTTTTTTGGAGACAAACTTTGATCCTCAACAGTTTGCGAACGAATTGCTTCTAGCTACTAATGGACAAGAAAATCCACATTTAGACTTGGTAAcaccaataaaaaaattgaagttTGACATCCAAGAATGTGATAAAAGAATCGAAAAGATTTCCTCTTCAAATTATTCATCATTGATATCAAATTTTCAGAAAATTGCCGAGTATCAAAAGATTTTGACTACACAGATAAACCCCAACCTTGAAAGAATCAATGCACCTTTTAAGAGAATTAAGCAAGAGGTTGTCGAGCCATTTGACGAGGCAATGAAACTAAATAAAGCATTGAAGAGAATCCATTTAACATTAGAGTTGTTGCGAGGCACaagttttttcatttttattattcaacaaataGAAGAATTGACAAGTGTTCTGAACGAGAGGGATTTAGTAAGGTTGGCCAAATTACATAtccaaatcaatcaaatgtATCAAGATGCAACCAGTGAAAAAGGTGCTGAGGTAAGCGTATTGTCAGTGAAATTGATTCGAGATTATCAGTCCATTGCCATATCAAAGAGatcaaattttctttcccAGTGTATTAATGTTGTAAGTGGTGACTTCAACCACCCTTCGACTCTTGAACGCAAAAATCAGAAATTACATTCCCATTTATCTGCATTGTATATATTGGATAGTagtgaatttttcaatgttttTGATCGCTCAACTATTACCAGAAAAGTTCAATCTGCGTCAGCTCAGCTATCACGAGCATTACAAtcaccaagaaattttaCAGCAATCCTTACAGAGGTTAAAGAAGAATCGAGTGAATATTTTACCAAGTTGAGTGACATTTTGAGTGATTGGAAGTCTGAAAATGACgatgataaattaactTTTTTAGAAATAGTCTTGAAATATTACAAACTGGAATCATTAACAGAATTGTTTTGgacaaaattaaatcaaaaatttaagAAAAGTATAGTGGCAGCAATGGCTAGAGGTGGGCCAATTGcaaagaatttgaaaatttactCCCAGGGTCTTAAAACATCAGTGCTGGAGACATTCAAGTCAGAAGAAGAGAGGAACATGTTACTAGATTCATTGTCCATGATAGATTACAAGTAA
- a CDS encoding uncharacterized protein (Ortholog of S. cerevisiae : YNL050C, C. glabrata CBS138 : CAGL0G01276g, C. dubliniensis CD36 : Cd36_08220, C. parapsilosis CDC317 : CPAR2_804440 and Candida tenuis NRRL Y-1498 : CANTEDRAFT_94168): MSEIKTNRSLLYNSESDYDSDTSDYVVPKLEFELKEVEENDNEDNKGGIQESNGSDAEFDFPLFAASDTVVEDRGRSKEAKPSIMKVSLREQSEERVINERPESFYFAKYTDKQREQFQQCAVSSDDIYQQMYIVDTRPWKCLNLNEYNAKIESEIARQKAKCRKNRPGKKKRQLKIVCRQRKLEKAKMKKLEEEKLKKLMKKQKFQQKFNGKPNQRQGKGRKPMAGNKKQPPKPKYRTE, encoded by the exons ATGAGTGAAATAAA AACAAACAGGTCTTTATTATACAACCTGGAATCAGACTATGATTCTGATACGTCAGATTATGTTGTACCAAAACTAGAATTTGAACTTAAGGAAGTTGAGGAAAACgataatgaagataataaaGGAGGAATACAAGAATCAAATGGTTCAGATGCCGAATTTGACTTTCCTTTGTTTGCTGCCAGTGACACCGTTGTTGAAGATCGAGGTCGAAGTAAAGAGGCTAAACCATCAATAATGAAAGTTTCACTTCGGGAACAATCTGAAGAAAGAGTCATCAACGAAAGACCCGAATCCTTTTATTTTGCCAAATACACAGATAAACAAAGAGAGCAATTCCAACAATGTGCAGTAAGCAGTGACGATATTTACCAACAGATGtatattgttgatactCGGCCATGGAAATGTCTAAACTTAAATGAATATAATGCAAAAATAGAGAGTGAAATAGCTAGACAGAAGGCAAAGTGTCGCAAGAACAGACCAGGTAAGAAGAAAAGACAATTAAAGATTGTGTGTCGTCAAAGGAAGCTAGAAAAAGcaaagatgaagaaactagaagaagaaaaattgaaaaaactaaTGAAGAAACAGAAGTTTCAACAAAAGTTTAATGGTAAACCCAATCAAAGACAAGGAAAAGGTAGAAAACCAATGGCTGGGAATAAAAAACAACCACCGAAACCAAAATATAGAACTGAATAA